The following coding sequences are from one Pasteurellaceae bacterium RH1A window:
- a CDS encoding alanine racemase, with the protein MKPATVTINGAALRHNIQLIKSLAPNSKLCAVVKANAYGQGIRRVTKNLEGLVDAFGVARIKEALSIQESGYAGKIVLLEGFFDRNELLKTLSRRFDTVVHCKEQLELLEAVSQEHEREEGKSFWKRKTKIYFPVDVWLKIDTGMHRLGVQPEEVQTFYDRLKACSLVNQINFVSHFSRADELDCGYTEKQIATFEQATQGFEGERSISASSGILYWQQAHYDWVRPGIIMHGISPHNQPITDLGFKPVMTLSSSLIAVRAHKAGEPVGYGGAWVSERDTKIGVVAIGYGDGYPRNSPEGTPVLVNGRIVPIVGRVSMDMMTVDLGPDSQDKVGDEVILWGEDLLIEQVAEAIGVINYELITKLTPRVITEYRD; encoded by the coding sequence ATGAAGCCCGCAACTGTTACCATCAATGGCGCTGCCCTGCGCCATAATATTCAACTGATTAAATCCCTCGCACCAAACAGCAAACTTTGTGCCGTGGTCAAGGCCAATGCCTACGGCCAGGGCATTCGCCGTGTGACCAAAAACCTAGAAGGTTTGGTGGATGCCTTTGGGGTGGCACGCATCAAGGAAGCCTTGAGCATTCAGGAAAGCGGCTATGCGGGCAAGATTGTGCTTTTGGAAGGCTTTTTTGACCGTAATGAACTGCTTAAAACCCTGTCCCGCCGTTTTGATACGGTGGTGCATTGCAAGGAGCAATTAGAACTCCTGGAGGCTGTTTCGCAAGAACATGAAAGGGAGGAGGGAAAAAGCTTTTGGAAACGCAAGACCAAGATCTATTTCCCAGTCGATGTTTGGCTTAAAATCGACACGGGTATGCACCGCCTGGGGGTTCAGCCTGAGGAGGTTCAAACCTTTTATGACCGCCTCAAGGCCTGCTCCCTGGTTAATCAAATCAATTTTGTCAGCCACTTTAGCCGAGCTGATGAGCTAGACTGCGGCTATACCGAAAAGCAAATCGCCACCTTTGAGCAGGCCACCCAGGGCTTTGAAGGGGAGCGGAGCATTTCTGCCTCCAGCGGTATTCTTTATTGGCAACAGGCCCACTACGACTGGGTTCGGCCCGGCATTATTATGCATGGCATCTCTCCCCACAATCAGCCCATTACCGATCTAGGCTTTAAGCCTGTTATGACCCTGTCTTCCTCCCTGATTGCAGTTAGGGCACACAAGGCCGGCGAACCCGTTGGCTACGGCGGAGCTTGGGTCAGCGAACGGGACACCAAAATCGGCGTGGTAGCCATTGGCTACGGCGACGGCTACCCCCGCAATTCACCTGAAGGCACGCCTGTGCTGGTCAATGGCCGCATTGTGCCTATTGTCGGCCGGGTTTCTATGGACATGATGACGGTCGATCTTGGCCCTGACAGCCAGGATAAGGTGGGCGATGAGGTTATTTTATGGGGCGAAGATCTCTTGATCGAACAAGTGGCTGAGGCTATCGGGGTGATTAATTATGAATTGATTACCAAATTGACCCCGAGGGTGATTACGGAATATAGGGACTAA
- a CDS encoding Fosmidomycin resistance protein produces the protein MKAEKMVMSILLSVALAHLLNDLIQAVVSAVYPMLKDNYALSFSQIGLLAFVYQVTASLIQPWIGLYTDKHPKPLLLPAGTLLTLAGILLLALAPNFAFLLVAVCLVGMGSAIFHPEASRVARMASGGKFGTAQSLFQVGGNSGSALGPLVCALFIVPLGQSAIVSIGLLALALLYVLYRISLWVRAQPQTVNQAKQAAQAGLAGKTLLRALGVIMLLMIVKFTYIASLSNYFTFYLMDKFQLTLASAQLYLFAFLGAVALGTFAGGPIGDKIGRNKVIWFSFIGMAPFALLLPSANLAFTIVFAILAGFIMSSAFSAMVVYAQEAVPGRVGMISGLMFGVMFGISGIAAALLGFLADQYGIQAIFTWCGYLPILGLAALWLPKRG, from the coding sequence ATGAAAGCCGAAAAAATGGTTATGTCGATTTTGCTGTCTGTTGCCCTGGCCCATTTATTAAACGACCTGATTCAGGCCGTGGTGTCGGCGGTTTACCCTATGCTGAAGGACAATTACGCTCTCAGTTTTAGCCAAATCGGCCTGCTGGCCTTTGTCTATCAAGTCACAGCTTCCCTCATTCAACCCTGGATTGGCCTTTATACCGACAAACATCCCAAGCCCCTCTTGCTGCCCGCAGGCACACTCTTAACGTTGGCCGGTATTCTCTTGCTGGCCCTTGCGCCCAACTTTGCTTTTTTATTGGTTGCAGTTTGCTTGGTTGGCATGGGGTCAGCCATCTTCCACCCTGAAGCCTCAAGGGTAGCCAGAATGGCTTCGGGCGGTAAATTCGGCACCGCCCAATCCCTCTTTCAGGTGGGTGGCAACAGTGGCTCCGCCCTCGGGCCACTGGTTTGCGCCCTCTTTATTGTGCCTCTGGGCCAATCTGCCATCGTGTCCATTGGCCTGCTTGCCCTGGCCTTGCTCTATGTGCTTTATCGAATTAGCCTCTGGGTGCGTGCCCAGCCACAAACCGTCAATCAAGCCAAACAGGCCGCACAGGCAGGCTTGGCAGGCAAAACCCTGCTGCGGGCCCTTGGGGTGATCATGCTCCTCATGATCGTCAAATTTACCTACATCGCCAGCCTTAGCAACTATTTCACCTTTTATTTGATGGACAAGTTTCAACTGACCTTAGCCTCTGCCCAGCTCTATCTTTTCGCCTTTTTAGGGGCTGTCGCCCTGGGCACCTTCGCAGGTGGGCCGATTGGCGATAAAATCGGCCGCAACAAGGTCATCTGGTTCTCCTTCATTGGCATGGCTCCTTTTGCTCTCTTGCTCCCCAGTGCCAACCTCGCCTTCACCATCGTGTTTGCTATTTTAGCAGGCTTTATCATGTCCTCCGCCTTTTCTGCCATGGTGGTCTATGCCCAAGAAGCCGTACCCGGCCGAGTGGGCATGATTTCAGGGCTTATGTTTGGGGTTATGTTCGGCATCAGTGGCATTGCCGCCGCCCTCCTGGGTTTCTTGGCGGATCAATATGGCATTCAAGCCATCTTTACCTGGTGTGGCTACCTGCCTATCTTGGGGCTTGCGGCCTTGTGGTTGCCCAAGCGGGGATGA
- a CDS encoding diamine acetyltransferase, which yields MALHIRPAQRQDCAQMWRLMRELAIFERYIDSFAITPDIVEESGFNKNPPDFYSLVALDGDKLIGIAVYYFLPFTAQNRPAIYLKELYVDAAYRGQKVGEQLMLALQAEAKAHNCLQIKWTVAPWNEAGKRFYARLGAKQDNSWLNYEWKLEEQGPQAG from the coding sequence ATGGCCCTTCACATCCGTCCAGCCCAAAGACAAGACTGCGCCCAAATGTGGCGTTTAATGCGTGAACTTGCGATTTTTGAACGCTATATTGATAGCTTTGCCATTACCCCTGACATTGTCGAAGAGAGTGGGTTTAACAAAAATCCGCCCGATTTCTACAGCCTGGTTGCCCTTGATGGCGACAAGTTGATTGGGATTGCGGTCTATTATTTCCTGCCTTTTACCGCCCAAAATCGCCCCGCTATTTATCTCAAGGAGCTTTATGTAGATGCAGCCTACCGTGGCCAAAAGGTAGGCGAGCAGCTTATGCTGGCCTTACAGGCAGAGGCCAAGGCCCATAATTGCCTGCAAATCAAATGGACTGTTGCCCCTTGGAATGAAGCTGGCAAACGCTTTTATGCCCGCCTCGGTGCCAAGCAGGATAATAGCTGGCTCAACTATGAATGGAAGCTAGAAGAACAAGGCCCACAAGCGGGCTAG
- a CDS encoding type I glyceraldehyde-3-phosphate dehydrogenase yields MAIKIGINGFGRIGRIVFRAAQLRDDIEVVGINDLIDVDYMAYMLKYDSTHGRFNGTVEVKDGQLVVNGKTIRVTSERDPANLNWGAIGVDIAVEATGLFLDDATARKHITAGAKKVVLTGPSKDATPMFVKGVNFSAYAGQDIVSNASCTTNCLAPLARVIHETFGIKDGLMTTVHATTATQKTVDGPSAKDWRGGRGASQNIIPSSTGAAKAVGKVLPALNGKLTGMAFRVPTANVSVVDLTVNLEKPASYEEIKAAIKAAAEGQTFNGELKGVLGYTEDAVVSTDFNGATETSVFDANAGIALTDTFVKLVSWYDNEVGYSNKVLDLVAHVYNYKG; encoded by the coding sequence ATGGCTATTAAAATTGGTATTAACGGCTTTGGCCGTATCGGTCGTATCGTATTCCGTGCTGCTCAACTTCGTGATGACATCGAAGTAGTCGGTATCAACGACTTAATCGACGTTGATTACATGGCTTACATGTTAAAATACGATTCAACTCACGGCCGTTTCAACGGTACGGTTGAAGTGAAAGATGGTCAATTAGTGGTAAACGGCAAAACCATCCGTGTGACTTCTGAGCGTGACCCTGCCAACCTTAACTGGGGTGCAATCGGTGTTGATATCGCTGTTGAAGCAACAGGTTTATTCTTAGACGATGCGACAGCCCGTAAACACATCACTGCTGGCGCCAAAAAAGTGGTTTTAACTGGCCCATCTAAAGATGCTACCCCAATGTTCGTTAAAGGCGTAAACTTCTCTGCTTACGCTGGCCAAGACATCGTGTCTAACGCATCTTGCACCACCAACTGCTTAGCCCCACTTGCTCGTGTTATCCACGAAACATTTGGTATTAAAGATGGTTTAATGACCACTGTTCACGCAACAACAGCCACTCAAAAAACCGTAGATGGCCCATCTGCTAAAGACTGGCGTGGTGGCCGTGGTGCTTCACAAAACATCATCCCTTCATCAACTGGTGCTGCTAAAGCGGTAGGTAAAGTATTACCAGCCTTAAACGGCAAATTAACTGGTATGGCCTTCCGTGTACCAACAGCTAACGTGTCTGTAGTTGATTTAACTGTAAACCTTGAAAAACCAGCTTCTTATGAAGAAATCAAGGCTGCTATCAAAGCCGCTGCCGAAGGCCAAACCTTCAACGGTGAATTAAAAGGCGTTTTAGGCTACACAGAAGATGCTGTTGTTTCTACAGACTTCAACGGTGCCACTGAAACCTCAGTATTTGATGCCAACGCAGGTATCGCCTTAACAGATACTTTCGTGAAACTTGTTTCTTGGTACGACAACGAAGTTGGCTACTCAAACAAAGTATTAGACCTTGTAGCTCACGTTTATAACTACAAAGGTTAA
- a CDS encoding tryptophan synthase subunit alpha codes for MNRFDTLFADLKAKGQGAFVPFVTLCDPDFDRSLEIIDTLVANGADALELGFPFSDPLLDGPVIQAANKRALDGGYSTDACFDLLAQVRAKYPHIPIGLLLCANLIFVPGIDNFYARCQEAGVDAVLVADIPVEYGKEFTQAAQRHGIAPVFICPPNADEQTIEQIAQETQGYTYLVSRAGVTSAENQSSAENLDSLVQALKRANSAPILQGFGIAEPQQVADALKLGADGAISGSAIVKIIERNLDDQAKLLTELGDFVKAMKAASC; via the coding sequence ATGAACCGTTTTGACACCCTATTTGCAGATCTCAAGGCCAAAGGCCAAGGTGCCTTTGTTCCCTTTGTCACCCTCTGCGATCCAGATTTTGACCGCAGCCTAGAGATCATCGACACCCTGGTTGCCAATGGTGCTGACGCCCTAGAGCTGGGCTTCCCCTTTTCCGATCCACTCCTAGACGGCCCAGTTATTCAGGCCGCCAATAAGCGGGCCTTGGACGGCGGCTATAGCACCGATGCCTGCTTTGACCTGTTGGCCCAGGTTCGGGCGAAATATCCTCATATCCCTATTGGTCTCTTGCTTTGTGCCAACCTGATTTTTGTGCCGGGGATTGATAACTTCTATGCCCGCTGCCAAGAAGCAGGCGTGGATGCGGTGCTCGTAGCCGATATTCCTGTGGAATATGGAAAGGAATTTACCCAGGCCGCCCAGCGCCACGGCATTGCGCCGGTCTTTATCTGCCCGCCTAATGCTGATGAGCAAACCATTGAGCAAATCGCACAAGAAACCCAGGGCTACACCTACCTGGTTTCCCGGGCAGGCGTAACCAGTGCCGAAAACCAGAGTAGTGCGGAAAATTTAGACAGTTTGGTTCAAGCCCTCAAGCGGGCCAATTCCGCCCCAATCTTGCAAGGCTTTGGGATTGCTGAACCTCAACAGGTGGCTGATGCCCTCAAATTAGGGGCAGATGGTGCTATTTCAGGTTCAGCTATTGTGAAAATCATTGAGCGAAATTTGGATGATCAGGCCAAGTTGCTGACGGAGTTAGGCGACTTTGTCAAAGCCATGAAGGCTGCTTCCTGCTAG
- a CDS encoding tryptophan synthase subunit beta gives MTTQLNPYFGEFGGMYVPEILVPVLKELEAAFVEAQQDPDFQRQFTDLLKNYAGRPTALTLCRNLTKGTKTKLYLKREDLLHGGAHKTNQVLGQALLAKRMGKTRIIAETGAGQHGVATALACAMLDLPCRIYMGAKDVERQSPNVFRMRLMGAEVIAVEKGSCSLKDACCEAMRDWAANYETTHYLLGTAAGPHPFPTIVREFQKMIGEEAKQQILEREGRLPDAVIAAVGGGSNAIGIFADFIEERGVRLIGVEPAGKGIATGQHGAPLKHGTVGIYFGMKSPIMQTKDGQIEESYSISAGLDFPSVGPQHAYLNATGRADYVSITDQEALDAFQALAKHEGIIPALESSHALAHALKMIAENPEKEQLLVVNLSGRGDKDIFTVDKILNGKGEE, from the coding sequence ATGACCACACAACTCAATCCTTATTTTGGCGAATTTGGCGGCATGTATGTGCCCGAAATTCTCGTGCCTGTTTTAAAAGAGCTGGAAGCCGCCTTTGTTGAGGCCCAGCAAGATCCAGATTTCCAACGCCAGTTTACCGACTTGCTAAAAAACTATGCAGGCCGCCCGACTGCTCTGACCCTTTGCCGCAACCTAACCAAAGGGACCAAAACCAAGCTCTACCTCAAGCGGGAAGACTTACTCCATGGCGGCGCCCATAAGACCAATCAAGTCCTAGGCCAGGCTCTCTTGGCCAAACGTATGGGCAAGACCCGGATTATCGCTGAAACGGGTGCCGGCCAGCACGGGGTAGCCACGGCCTTGGCCTGCGCCATGTTGGACTTGCCCTGCCGCATTTATATGGGAGCCAAGGATGTAGAGCGCCAATCGCCTAATGTCTTTCGTATGCGTTTGATGGGAGCTGAAGTCATTGCGGTTGAAAAGGGATCTTGCTCCCTCAAGGATGCCTGTTGTGAGGCCATGCGGGACTGGGCGGCCAACTATGAAACCACTCATTATCTCCTAGGCACAGCAGCCGGCCCTCACCCCTTCCCTACTATTGTGCGTGAGTTCCAAAAAATGATTGGAGAAGAGGCCAAACAGCAAATCTTAGAGCGTGAAGGCCGCCTGCCTGATGCGGTAATTGCGGCTGTGGGTGGTGGCTCTAATGCCATTGGGATCTTTGCTGATTTTATCGAAGAGCGGGGCGTGCGCTTGATTGGCGTAGAGCCAGCCGGCAAGGGGATTGCCACCGGCCAGCACGGGGCACCGCTCAAACATGGCACAGTGGGCATTTATTTCGGCATGAAATCCCCTATTATGCAGACCAAAGACGGCCAAATTGAGGAGTCCTACTCCATTTCAGCCGGCCTAGACTTCCCTTCGGTTGGGCCACAACATGCCTACCTCAATGCCACAGGCCGGGCAGATTATGTTTCCATTACCGACCAAGAGGCCCTAGATGCCTTCCAGGCCCTGGCCAAGCATGAGGGGATTATTCCTGCCCTGGAAAGCTCCCACGCTTTGGCTCATGCACTCAAAATGATTGCGGAAAACCCTGAAAAAGAGCAGCTTCTGGTGGTTAATCTATCAGGCCGGGGCGACAAGGATATTTTCACAGTGGATAAGATTTTAAACGGCAAAGGAGAGGAATAA
- a CDS encoding co-chaperone YbbN yields the protein MEYIVQVTENNFREVLDQTATRPVVFHFSSPRDPASLEMDALFRRLADEYAHQFILALVNCDEQPMIAAQFRIQAVPTSYFFLEGQPVDAISGPLPEQELRIRLANILPKEDELKFNEALEHLQNEQYDKALPLLKAAWELSDKKNSDFALLYAETYVAMKQIEPAKEILAQIPIQDRDSRWKGLQAQIDLLEQASDSPELQQLQKDYAQNRSPEIAVKLANQLHQAHKNEEALTLLFEWLQADLNAGDGEVKSQFLAILAAMGNADPLVVKFRRQLYSLLY from the coding sequence ATGGAATATATCGTCCAAGTTACCGAAAACAATTTCCGTGAGGTCTTAGACCAAACGGCCACCCGCCCAGTCGTTTTTCACTTTTCCTCCCCCCGTGATCCTGCCTCGTTGGAGATGGATGCCCTGTTTCGCCGCCTAGCCGATGAATATGCTCATCAATTTATTTTGGCCTTGGTCAATTGTGACGAGCAACCGATGATTGCCGCCCAATTTCGCATTCAGGCTGTGCCAACCTCTTATTTCTTTCTAGAAGGCCAGCCTGTTGATGCCATTTCAGGCCCGCTACCAGAACAGGAATTACGTATTCGCTTGGCCAATATCTTGCCCAAAGAAGACGAGCTAAAATTCAATGAGGCCTTGGAGCATTTGCAAAATGAACAGTACGACAAGGCCCTGCCCTTATTGAAGGCGGCCTGGGAGTTAAGTGATAAGAAGAATAGCGATTTTGCCTTACTTTATGCCGAAACCTATGTGGCCATGAAGCAGATCGAACCTGCCAAGGAGATTTTGGCTCAAATTCCTATTCAGGACAGGGACAGCCGCTGGAAGGGCTTGCAGGCTCAAATTGACTTGTTGGAGCAGGCCAGTGACTCGCCAGAACTCCAGCAGCTACAAAAAGACTATGCCCAGAACCGCAGTCCTGAAATTGCGGTGAAACTGGCCAATCAGCTTCATCAGGCCCATAAGAATGAAGAAGCCTTGACCCTCTTATTTGAATGGCTGCAAGCCGATCTAAACGCAGGTGATGGCGAGGTGAAAAGCCAATTCCTGGCCATTCTAGCGGCCATGGGCAATGCTGACCCGCTGGTGGTCAAGTTTAGACGTCAGCTTTATTCCTTGCTTTATTAG
- a CDS encoding arginine repressor, whose amino-acid sequence MEKTESLSEAFKALLREEKFGSQSEIVQALQELGFDNINQSKVSRMLTKFGAVRTRNTKMEMVYHLPPEQGIPTSSSPLKNLVLDIDHNEMIIVVKTSPGAAQLIARMLDSMGKAEGILGTIAGDDTIFITPTRQTAIQDLLRAITELFENSF is encoded by the coding sequence ATGGAAAAAACCGAAAGCCTGTCTGAGGCCTTTAAGGCCCTCTTAAGAGAAGAAAAATTTGGCTCGCAAAGTGAGATTGTCCAAGCCCTGCAAGAGCTGGGCTTTGATAATATCAACCAGTCCAAGGTCTCCCGTATGCTGACCAAATTTGGGGCCGTTAGAACCCGTAATACCAAGATGGAAATGGTTTACCACCTGCCGCCCGAGCAAGGCATTCCAACCAGCTCCAGCCCCTTAAAAAACCTGGTGCTAGACATTGATCATAATGAGATGATCATCGTGGTCAAAACCAGCCCAGGTGCCGCCCAGCTTATTGCTCGTATGTTAGACTCCATGGGCAAGGCCGAGGGCATTTTGGGCACCATTGCAGGCGATGACACCATTTTCATCACGCCCACCCGCCAAACCGCCATCCAGGACTTGTTGCGGGCCATTACCGAACTTTTTGAGAACTCTTTCTAA
- a CDS encoding TIGR01777 family protein has protein sequence MQIFITGGTGFIGQALVEALLAQGHQLTLLTRKPRADKQGVKYCQDLARFPDFNGFDAVINLAGEPIFDKRWTQEQKAKLVASRVDLTRQVVAKIQQSSQPPHTLISGSATGIYGSLAEKGDETTACSQNFAAQLCQAWEAAALEAQSEQTRVCLVRTGMVMHPKGGALKRMLPLYRLGLGGRLGSGQQHWAWISLADQVKALLFLLENPACQGAFNFVAPNLLTQADFNRTLAQQLKRPAFCHAPAFMLKLVLGERAHLLLDNQPLVPQKLLDAGYKFTHRSLSEALLQPRI, from the coding sequence ATGCAGATATTTATCACAGGCGGCACGGGCTTTATCGGCCAAGCCTTGGTGGAAGCACTCTTGGCCCAAGGCCACCAGCTCACCCTCTTAACCCGCAAGCCCAGGGCCGATAAACAAGGGGTCAAATATTGCCAAGATCTTGCAAGGTTCCCTGACTTCAATGGCTTTGATGCGGTGATCAACCTAGCAGGCGAGCCGATTTTTGATAAGCGTTGGACGCAGGAACAAAAGGCCAAGCTGGTTGCCAGCCGTGTGGATTTAACCCGCCAAGTGGTTGCCAAAATCCAGCAGAGCAGCCAGCCGCCCCATACCCTGATTTCAGGCTCGGCCACAGGCATTTACGGCAGCCTTGCAGAAAAAGGCGATGAAACAACCGCTTGTAGCCAAAACTTTGCCGCCCAACTCTGCCAAGCCTGGGAGGCTGCGGCTCTTGAGGCCCAAAGCGAGCAAACCCGAGTTTGCTTGGTGCGAACAGGCATGGTTATGCACCCTAAAGGTGGCGCACTTAAACGGATGCTGCCCCTCTACCGCCTAGGCTTGGGGGGTAGGCTGGGTTCAGGCCAACAACATTGGGCCTGGATTTCCTTGGCCGATCAGGTCAAGGCCCTGCTCTTTTTACTGGAAAACCCTGCCTGCCAAGGTGCCTTTAATTTTGTTGCCCCCAATCTACTGACTCAGGCTGATTTTAACCGCACCCTGGCCCAACAGCTCAAACGCCCGGCCTTTTGCCATGCGCCAGCCTTTATGCTCAAGCTGGTTTTGGGCGAACGTGCCCACCTCTTGTTGGATAATCAACCACTCGTGCCACAAAAATTGCTGGATGCGGGATATAAATTCACTCACCGCAGTCTAAGTGAAGCCCTTTTACAACCAAGGATTTAA
- a CDS encoding ribonuclease T yields the protein MTQKKLSHLSVFVVLFMGLVIAGWYFSDKQQQSLTATISGNYDTVMKYDKYGPNKKAPVDYYTLALSWSPAFCDLQKQRNDGNVPKNQLYQCGGFQEFGWVIHGLWPQNAKARRISEHPRFCKGDLAELPEATIEQYLPESPSATLLQGQWEKHGACAFDTADEYFAKQKELFLALSLPKFQLNKSELFKWMRNNNPQLNGAYMGASKSELFICYTKEWEPMDCPRNRYQ from the coding sequence ATGACCCAAAAGAAACTGTCGCATCTTTCCGTCTTTGTTGTCCTCTTTATGGGCCTGGTGATTGCAGGCTGGTATTTCAGCGACAAACAGCAGCAATCTCTGACGGCTACCATTTCGGGCAACTACGATACGGTCATGAAATATGACAAGTACGGCCCCAATAAGAAGGCACCTGTGGATTACTACACCCTGGCCCTGTCTTGGTCGCCTGCTTTTTGCGATCTGCAAAAGCAACGTAATGACGGCAATGTGCCTAAGAACCAGCTCTATCAGTGTGGTGGTTTTCAAGAGTTTGGCTGGGTTATCCACGGCCTTTGGCCACAGAATGCCAAGGCACGTAGGATTTCTGAACATCCACGTTTTTGTAAGGGGGATTTAGCCGAACTGCCGGAAGCCACCATTGAGCAATACCTGCCTGAGTCGCCAAGTGCCACCCTCCTCCAGGGCCAATGGGAAAAGCACGGAGCCTGTGCCTTTGACACGGCAGATGAATATTTTGCTAAGCAAAAGGAGCTTTTCCTTGCCCTCAGCCTGCCTAAGTTTCAGCTGAATAAGTCAGAGCTTTTTAAGTGGATGCGCAACAACAACCCGCAACTCAATGGCGCCTATATGGGCGCTAGCAAGAGCGAACTTTTTATCTGCTACACCAAGGAATGGGAGCCGATGGATTGCCCAAGAAACCGCTACCAGTAA
- a CDS encoding ferredoxin: protein MALLITHKCTNCDMCLPECPNDAISVGDEIYVIDPVLCTECVGHYDTPTCRKVCPINNCIINDPDHVETEEQLWERFVMIHHPDKI from the coding sequence ATGGCCTTACTGATCACCCACAAATGCACCAACTGCGATATGTGCCTGCCCGAGTGCCCCAATGATGCCATTTCAGTGGGCGATGAGATCTATGTGATCGACCCCGTCCTCTGTACGGAATGTGTCGGCCACTATGACACGCCCACCTGCCGCAAGGTCTGCCCCATCAATAACTGCATCATCAACGATCCAGACCATGTGGAAACCGAGGAGCAGCTTTGGGAGCGTTTTGTGATGATCCACCACCCTGATAAAATTTAA
- the pssA gene encoding phosphatidylserine synthase (catalyzes de novo synthesis of phosphatidylserine from CDP-diacylglycerol and L-serine which leads eventually to the production of phosphatidylethanolamine; bounds to the ribosome), which translates to MLILNKVERAKRYLANLSYVPQAADQVAFLSGSSAFKSQILDLIKQAQHRIYLTALYFEKDEAGQEILEALYQAKQAKPELDIKILVDWHRAQRGRIGEAASGSNADFYTQMREKYALPEDQEIQCWGVPINGREVFGVLHLKGFVFDDTLLYSGASINNVYLQQFERYRYDRYHTITNKKLADAVVDFTQNHILPNVAVNRLDQAQRPKTAEIRPDIRAFRRYLSQQNYAYQGAEQAQEGISLALLAGLGRKNPLNKTIEALFYQVEQKLTICTPYFNFPRSLRSRLKWLLERGKQVEIIVGDKTANDFYTPPHERFTMASALPYLYEKNLRAFSKRFDAYLQNGQLTIRLWKDGDNSYHLKGVWIDSRYLLLTGNNLNPRAWGLDAENAVLISDPQAELAEKAAAELAQIRTHTTVLSHYSDLEQQRDYPDKVQQLLKRFGRVKLDKIVKMLL; encoded by the coding sequence ATGCTTATTTTAAATAAAGTTGAACGAGCCAAACGCTATTTGGCCAACCTGTCCTATGTGCCACAGGCAGCGGATCAGGTGGCTTTTTTATCGGGTTCGTCAGCCTTTAAAAGCCAGATTTTAGACCTGATCAAGCAGGCCCAACACCGTATCTACCTGACCGCCCTCTATTTTGAAAAAGACGAAGCCGGGCAGGAGATTTTAGAGGCCTTGTACCAGGCCAAGCAGGCCAAGCCTGAGCTAGACATCAAGATTCTGGTGGATTGGCACCGTGCCCAGCGGGGGCGGATTGGCGAGGCGGCCAGCGGATCCAATGCGGATTTCTACACCCAAATGCGGGAAAAATATGCCCTGCCAGAAGATCAGGAAATCCAATGCTGGGGAGTGCCTATTAACGGCCGAGAGGTCTTTGGCGTCCTGCACCTCAAGGGCTTTGTTTTTGATGACACCCTGCTTTACAGTGGGGCCAGCATCAACAATGTTTATTTGCAACAGTTTGAGCGCTACCGCTACGACCGCTACCATACTATCACCAATAAAAAGCTGGCCGATGCGGTAGTGGACTTCACTCAAAACCATATTCTGCCCAATGTGGCGGTCAATCGTTTAGACCAGGCCCAGCGGCCTAAAACGGCAGAGATCCGCCCTGACATCAGAGCCTTTCGCCGTTACTTGAGCCAGCAGAATTATGCCTATCAAGGCGCAGAGCAGGCACAAGAGGGCATTAGCTTAGCCCTTTTGGCCGGCCTGGGGCGTAAGAACCCACTCAATAAAACCATTGAGGCGCTTTTCTATCAGGTGGAGCAAAAATTAACTATTTGTACCCCTTATTTTAACTTCCCACGCTCCCTGCGCAGCCGCCTCAAATGGCTCCTGGAGCGGGGCAAGCAGGTGGAAATTATTGTGGGCGACAAAACGGCCAACGACTTCTACACGCCGCCTCATGAGCGTTTTACTATGGCCTCGGCCCTGCCTTATTTGTATGAGAAGAACCTGCGAGCCTTTAGCAAGCGTTTCGATGCTTACTTGCAAAATGGCCAGCTGACCATTCGGCTTTGGAAGGACGGGGACAACAGCTACCACCTCAAGGGCGTCTGGATTGATAGCCGCTATCTCTTGCTCACAGGCAACAACCTCAACCCACGGGCTTGGGGGCTGGATGCGGAAAATGCTGTCTTGATTTCAGATCCTCAAGCCGAGCTGGCCGAAAAGGCTGCGGCAGAGTTGGCCCAAATCCGCACCCATACTACGGTACTCAGCCACTATAGCGACTTGGAACAGCAGCGGGACTACCCAGACAAGGTTCAGCAGCTACTCAAGCGTTTTGGGCGGGTTAAGCTGGATAAGATTGTGAAGATGTTGCTTTAA